From a single Mesorhizobium shangrilense genomic region:
- the nikC gene encoding nickel transporter permease — MSTQAIQSRREWLLSERPASRMQARLGRAYVAWRRFSANRLAFLGLLIIIALLVIAALAGVLAPYSPTFGDLKNSRLLAPSAEHWFGTDDLGRDILSRILYGSRWTLYVVILVAIIAAPIGLLVGTVAGYAGGWTDAVLMRITDIFLAFPKLILALAFVAALGPGIENAVLAIAITSWPPYARIARAETLTVRNSDYIKAVQLMGASPFRIVLRHIMPLCISSLIVRVTLDMAGIILTAAGLGFLGLGAQPPLPEWGTMIASGRRFVLDQWWVAGAPGFAILIVSLGFNLLGDGLRDALDPRSGDQ; from the coding sequence ATGAGTACACAGGCCATCCAGAGCCGTCGCGAGTGGCTGCTCAGCGAGCGGCCGGCGTCGCGTATGCAGGCACGGCTCGGCCGCGCCTATGTCGCGTGGCGGCGCTTTTCCGCCAACAGGCTGGCATTTCTCGGCCTGCTCATCATCATTGCCTTGCTGGTCATCGCCGCCCTTGCCGGCGTGCTGGCGCCCTATTCGCCGACATTCGGCGATCTCAAGAATTCGCGGTTGCTGGCGCCCAGTGCCGAACACTGGTTCGGCACTGACGACCTTGGCCGCGATATCCTTTCGCGCATTCTCTACGGCTCACGATGGACACTCTACGTGGTCATCCTGGTCGCCATCATAGCGGCGCCGATCGGCTTGCTGGTCGGCACCGTTGCCGGCTATGCCGGCGGCTGGACCGATGCCGTCCTGATGCGCATCACCGACATCTTCCTCGCCTTCCCCAAGCTGATCCTCGCGCTGGCCTTCGTCGCGGCCCTCGGCCCGGGCATCGAGAACGCGGTGCTCGCCATCGCCATCACCTCATGGCCGCCTTACGCCCGTATCGCGCGCGCCGAGACGCTGACGGTGCGCAATTCCGATTACATCAAGGCTGTGCAATTGATGGGCGCCTCGCCCTTCCGCATCGTGCTGCGCCACATCATGCCGCTCTGCATTTCCTCGCTCATCGTCAGGGTGACGCTCGACATGGCCGGCATCATCCTGACTGCGGCCGGCTTGGGCTTCCTTGGCCTCGGCGCCCAACCGCCGCTGCCCGAATGGGGCACGATGATCGCATCGGGCCGCCGCTTCGTGCTCGACCAGTGGTGGGTGGCCGGCGCGCCCGGTTTCGCCATCCTCATCGTCAGCCTCGGCTTCAACCTGCTCGGCGACGGTCTTCGCGACGCGCTCGATCCCCGGAGTGGTGACCAATGA
- a CDS encoding ABC transporter permease translates to MSAIENEGGRRSARAVAIASATGRFLVIAVTTYLGLLAVTFFIGRVIPIDPVLAVLGDRAPVSVVERTRREMGLDLPLVEQFYIYVKNALNGDFGTSVLTTNPVMTDIRRALPATTELATLGTLIGALFGVPLGVLAAVKRGSLIDQIVRIIGLIGYSVPIFWLGLLGLVLFYAKLQWVAFPARLDVVYEYTFTPITGFYLLDSAMQGQWDVFYDAFRHIILPASLLGYFSLAYISRMTRSFMLNELAQEYIVAARAKGLSETRIIWGHALRNAAVPMVTVIALSYAGLLEGSVLTETVFSWPGIGLYITNSLQNADMNAVLGGTIVIGSVFIGINLLSDLLYRVLDPRTKTG, encoded by the coding sequence ATGAGCGCGATTGAAAACGAAGGCGGGCGCCGCAGCGCCCGCGCCGTCGCCATTGCGTCGGCGACCGGCCGCTTCCTGGTCATCGCGGTAACGACCTATCTTGGTCTTCTCGCGGTGACATTCTTCATCGGCCGGGTCATTCCGATCGATCCGGTGCTGGCGGTGCTCGGCGATCGCGCCCCTGTCAGTGTCGTCGAGCGCACACGTCGCGAAATGGGCCTCGACCTGCCGCTGGTCGAGCAGTTCTACATCTATGTGAAAAATGCCCTGAATGGGGATTTCGGTACATCGGTGCTGACCACCAACCCGGTCATGACCGACATTCGCCGCGCCCTGCCGGCAACGACGGAATTGGCGACGCTTGGAACGCTGATCGGTGCGCTGTTCGGCGTGCCGCTTGGCGTGTTGGCGGCGGTGAAGCGCGGCAGCCTCATCGACCAGATCGTGCGCATCATTGGCCTGATCGGCTATTCCGTTCCGATCTTCTGGCTCGGCCTGCTCGGGCTCGTCCTGTTCTATGCCAAGCTGCAATGGGTGGCCTTCCCGGCAAGGCTCGACGTCGTTTACGAATACACCTTCACGCCGATCACCGGCTTCTATCTTCTCGACTCCGCGATGCAGGGGCAGTGGGACGTCTTCTACGACGCCTTCCGGCACATCATCCTGCCGGCCTCGCTGCTCGGCTATTTCTCGCTCGCCTATATCAGCCGCATGACGCGCTCGTTCATGCTCAACGAACTGGCGCAGGAATACATCGTCGCCGCGCGCGCCAAGGGCCTGTCCGAAACCCGCATCATCTGGGGCCACGCGCTGCGCAACGCCGCGGTGCCGATGGTAACCGTGATTGCGCTGTCCTATGCCGGGCTGCTTGAAGGCTCGGTGCTGACCGAGACCGTGTTCTCCTGGCCGGGCATCGGCCTCTACATCACCAACTCGTTGCAGAATGCCGACATGAACGCGGTGCTCGGCGGCACCATCGTCATCGGTTCGGTGTTCATCGGCATCAATCTCCTGTCCGATCTGCTCTACCGCGTGCTCGATCCGAGGACGAAGACAGGATGA
- a CDS encoding ABC transporter substrate-binding protein has product MMMEKFALRSRTLLAGAAMSALLIGVAPAFAVTPADTLVEGFAIDDIISMDPGEAFELSTAEVTGNTYDLLVRLDLSDTSKVKADLADSWSVSDDGLTYTFKLKPGLKFASGNPITAADVAYSFERVVKLDKSPAFIIEQFGISGDNVAAKAKAVDDATFQFTVDKAYAPSFVLNCLSATVASVVDSKLVKEHVVKAAPTADYKYDNDFGNAWLKTGYAGSGAYKLREWRANEAVVMERNDNYHGDKAKLARVIYRNMKESSAQRLALEAGDIDVARNLEPNDLDAIAKNDKLTTTSAPKGTVYYISLNQKNPNLAKPEVRQAFKYLVDYDALSTTILKGIGEIHQSFLPKGDLGAMDDNPFKLDVAKAKELLAKAGLPDGFSVTMDVRTGQPTTGMAESIQQTLGQAGIKLEIIPGDGKQTLTKYRARNHDIYIGNWGQDYFDPNSNAQTFASNPDNSDAGKSHTLAWRNAWDIPDLTKETEAALLEKDSGKRADMYKDLQQKVLDTSPFVIIHQQLEVAGLRKNLKGFALGPSFDSNFVGPVSKE; this is encoded by the coding sequence ATGATGATGGAAAAGTTTGCACTACGCTCTCGTACCTTGCTTGCGGGCGCGGCGATGTCCGCGCTGCTCATCGGCGTTGCACCTGCCTTCGCCGTCACGCCCGCCGACACGCTGGTCGAGGGCTTTGCCATCGACGACATCATCTCCATGGATCCGGGCGAGGCCTTCGAGCTGTCGACCGCCGAGGTCACCGGCAACACCTATGACCTGCTTGTCCGGCTCGACCTCAGCGACACATCCAAGGTCAAGGCCGATCTCGCCGACAGCTGGAGCGTCTCCGACGACGGGCTGACCTATACATTCAAGCTCAAGCCCGGCCTGAAGTTCGCCTCGGGCAATCCGATCACGGCGGCCGATGTCGCCTATTCGTTCGAGCGGGTCGTCAAGCTGGACAAGAGCCCGGCCTTCATCATCGAACAGTTCGGCATCAGCGGCGACAACGTTGCCGCCAAGGCCAAGGCCGTCGACGACGCCACCTTCCAGTTCACCGTCGACAAGGCCTATGCGCCGAGCTTCGTCTTGAACTGCCTGTCGGCCACGGTCGCCTCGGTCGTCGACAGCAAGCTGGTCAAGGAGCACGTCGTCAAGGCAGCGCCGACCGCCGACTACAAATATGACAACGACTTCGGCAACGCCTGGCTGAAGACCGGCTATGCCGGTTCCGGCGCCTACAAGCTGCGTGAATGGCGCGCCAACGAAGCTGTCGTCATGGAACGCAACGACAATTATCACGGCGACAAAGCCAAGCTTGCCCGCGTCATCTACCGCAACATGAAGGAAAGCTCGGCACAGCGCCTGGCGCTCGAAGCCGGCGACATCGACGTCGCCCGCAACCTTGAGCCGAATGATCTCGACGCCATCGCCAAGAACGACAAGCTGACGACCACCAGCGCGCCGAAAGGCACGGTCTACTATATCAGCCTCAACCAAAAGAACCCTAATCTCGCCAAGCCCGAGGTTCGCCAGGCTTTCAAGTATCTGGTCGACTATGACGCCTTGAGCACAACCATCCTCAAGGGCATCGGCGAAATCCACCAGTCCTTCCTGCCCAAGGGCGACCTCGGCGCCATGGACGACAATCCCTTCAAGCTCGACGTCGCCAAGGCCAAGGAACTGCTGGCCAAGGCCGGTCTGCCGGACGGCTTCAGCGTAACCATGGATGTGCGCACCGGCCAGCCGACCACCGGCATGGCGGAATCGATCCAGCAGACGCTGGGCCAGGCCGGCATCAAGCTGGAGATCATTCCAGGCGACGGCAAGCAGACGCTGACCAAGTACCGCGCCCGCAACCACGACATCTATATCGGCAATTGGGGCCAGGACTATTTCGACCCGAACTCCAACGCCCAGACCTTTGCCTCGAACCCGGACAATTCGGATGCCGGCAAGTCCCACACGCTCGCCTGGCGCAATGCTTGGGACATTCCGGACCTGACCAAGGAAACGGAAGCGGCTCTGCTGGAGAAGGATTCGGGCAAGCGCGCGGACATGTACAAGGATCTGCAGCAGAAGGTCCTCGACACCAGCCCCTTTGTCATCATCCATCAGCAACTGGAAGTCGCCGGGTTGCGCAAGAACCTCAAGGGCTTCGCGCTTGGCCCGAGCTTCGACAGCAATTTTGTCGGCCCGGTCTCGAAAGAGTAA
- a CDS encoding lytic murein transglycosylase yields the protein MSGFLQAIERGLYQLAIAIFLAILVTLGASAPASAAKVDDQFRNWLQSELWPEAKAKGISRETFDAAFDGIKPNLKLPDLVLPGEKATTPQKQHQAEFGSPGAYFAEKTIGAVVAGGRARAATNGSTLAAIEKRFGVPGEILLAIWGRETGFGAAKMPYDAFEVLGTKAFMSTKKEFYRTELLAALEIVERGLAPVGAMKSSWAGALGQPQFMPTSFLKHAVAYNGGGRADIWNSVPDTLASIANYLDHYGWVKGRGWGFEVTVPTAVSCSLEGPDQGKKIAQWAAMGIKRVDGKPFPASELKAEGFLLMPAGRSGPAFVVTPNFYVIKEYNNSDLYGLFIAHAADRIAHGDSNFSGSWGAVGGLYRSDIAALQRALEAKGYDVGSADGLPGFKTRRSIGTWQAKNGRPATCFPDADLVAVLK from the coding sequence ATGAGCGGCTTTCTCCAAGCGATTGAACGCGGCCTCTATCAACTGGCCATCGCGATTTTCCTCGCCATCCTTGTCACGTTGGGCGCTTCCGCTCCCGCCTCGGCTGCAAAGGTCGATGACCAGTTCCGCAACTGGCTGCAGAGCGAGCTCTGGCCGGAAGCCAAGGCGAAGGGGATTTCCAGGGAGACCTTCGATGCCGCCTTCGACGGCATCAAGCCGAACCTCAAACTGCCGGACCTGGTCTTGCCGGGCGAGAAAGCGACAACGCCACAAAAGCAGCATCAGGCCGAGTTCGGTTCGCCCGGCGCCTACTTCGCCGAAAAGACCATCGGTGCCGTCGTCGCTGGCGGCCGGGCGCGCGCTGCCACCAACGGCAGCACGCTGGCGGCGATCGAGAAACGGTTTGGTGTGCCGGGTGAAATCCTGCTGGCGATCTGGGGCCGCGAGACCGGTTTCGGCGCGGCCAAGATGCCTTACGACGCGTTCGAGGTGCTGGGCACCAAGGCGTTCATGTCGACCAAAAAGGAGTTTTATCGCACCGAACTGCTGGCCGCGCTGGAGATCGTCGAGCGTGGGCTGGCTCCCGTCGGCGCGATGAAATCGTCCTGGGCGGGCGCGCTCGGCCAGCCGCAGTTCATGCCGACCTCGTTCCTGAAGCACGCGGTAGCCTATAATGGCGGCGGCCGGGCCGACATCTGGAACTCCGTGCCGGACACGCTGGCCTCCATCGCCAACTATCTCGATCACTATGGTTGGGTGAAGGGCCGTGGCTGGGGCTTCGAAGTGACGGTGCCCACGGCGGTTTCCTGTTCGCTCGAGGGGCCGGACCAAGGCAAGAAAATCGCGCAATGGGCGGCGATGGGCATCAAGCGCGTCGACGGCAAGCCGTTCCCGGCAAGCGAATTGAAGGCCGAGGGCTTTCTGCTGATGCCGGCCGGGCGCAGCGGCCCGGCCTTCGTCGTCACGCCCAATTTCTATGTGATCAAGGAATACAACAACAGTGATCTCTATGGCCTGTTCATCGCCCACGCCGCCGACCGCATCGCGCATGGCGACAGCAATTTTTCCGGCAGCTGGGGCGCTGTCGGTGGCCTCTACCGATCCGACATCGCCGCACTGCAGCGGGCGCTGGAAGCCAAGGGCTATGATGTCGGCAGCGCCGATGGTTTGCCCGGCTTCAAGACACGCCGCTCGATCGGCACATGGCAGGCCAAGAACGGCCGTCCCGCCACCTGCTTTCCGGACGCTGATCTGGTCGCGGTGCTTAAGTAG
- the recR gene encoding recombination mediator RecR, translating into MSKRIAGPEIERLIQLLAKVPGLGPRSARRAALHLIKKKEQLLSPLAAAMGEAADKVRICSTCGNVDTSDPCMICTDPRRDAGILIVVEDVSDLWALERAAAMNVRYHVLGGTLSPLDGIGPEQLNIRSLVDRVAGGEVKEIILAVNATVEGQTTAHYLTDQLSGFDIKVTRLAHGVPVGGELDYLDEGTLAAALRSRTAF; encoded by the coding sequence ATGTCGAAGCGAATCGCCGGTCCCGAAATCGAACGCCTGATCCAGCTCCTGGCCAAGGTGCCGGGGCTTGGTCCCCGCTCGGCCAGGCGCGCGGCCCTTCATCTGATCAAGAAGAAGGAGCAGCTGTTGTCGCCGCTCGCCGCTGCCATGGGCGAGGCGGCCGACAAGGTGCGGATATGCTCGACCTGCGGCAATGTCGATACGTCGGACCCCTGCATGATCTGCACCGACCCGCGCCGCGATGCCGGCATCCTAATCGTCGTCGAGGATGTTTCCGATCTGTGGGCGCTCGAACGCGCGGCGGCCATGAACGTGCGCTACCATGTGCTCGGCGGCACGCTGTCGCCGCTCGACGGTATCGGCCCCGAGCAGCTCAACATCCGCTCGCTGGTCGACCGTGTCGCCGGCGGCGAGGTGAAAGAGATCATCTTGGCCGTCAACGCCACGGTCGAAGGCCAGACGACGGCGCACTACCTCACCGACCAATTGTCCGGCTTCGACATCAAGGTGACGCGGCTGGCGCATGGCGTGCCCGTCGGCGGCGAACTCGACTATCTCGACGAGGGAACGCTGGCCGCGGCATTGCGGTCGCGGACGGCGTTTTGA
- a CDS encoding cell wall hydrolase: protein MIATRWKTPLLLGVVTSPLFLAGCSQTTSHGMSVASLTSAITPSFLSSRAYSHTPKDKECLERAMFFESNRSSRDGMIAVGTVVMNRLRSGQHGSTICEVVGEPGQFAPGVMTRPMNSRALPDVEAAADAVLKGERQTKLKNTMYFHTAGLRFPYKNMHYTMVAGGNAFYEKRGRNWQPLPDEPQVAVAYAAPSLSKPVAPAVLVASAAPVPVVKPTAGKTTTAEPVYTTASIQPRPKPARETLVAMQEPMQEPDAARFGGNLQPRTIPFPAASQQQATMAFEATPENTDAIGAMIASQSRPLQE from the coding sequence TTGATCGCCACGCGATGGAAGACGCCGCTGTTGCTCGGTGTCGTCACCTCCCCGCTGTTTTTGGCCGGTTGCAGTCAGACCACGTCGCACGGCATGTCCGTCGCGAGCCTGACCAGCGCCATCACGCCGAGCTTCCTGAGCTCGCGGGCCTACAGCCACACACCGAAGGACAAGGAGTGCCTGGAGCGCGCCATGTTCTTTGAGTCCAACCGTTCGAGCCGGGACGGCATGATCGCCGTCGGCACGGTGGTCATGAACCGGCTGCGGTCCGGTCAGCATGGCAGCACCATCTGCGAGGTGGTCGGCGAGCCCGGGCAGTTCGCGCCCGGCGTCATGACGAGGCCGATGAATTCGCGGGCTTTGCCCGATGTCGAGGCCGCCGCCGACGCCGTGCTGAAGGGTGAGCGGCAGACCAAGCTGAAGAACACGATGTATTTCCACACCGCTGGCCTTCGCTTCCCCTACAAGAACATGCACTACACGATGGTTGCCGGCGGCAATGCGTTCTACGAGAAGCGTGGCCGCAACTGGCAGCCGCTGCCGGATGAGCCGCAGGTTGCGGTCGCCTACGCGGCGCCCTCGCTGTCAAAACCTGTCGCACCTGCGGTACTGGTTGCCTCCGCCGCGCCTGTTCCCGTGGTCAAGCCAACAGCCGGCAAAACCACGACAGCTGAGCCTGTCTACACGACCGCTTCCATCCAGCCGCGACCGAAGCCCGCCAGGGAAACGCTGGTGGCGATGCAGGAGCCCATGCAGGAACCGGATGCGGCCCGCTTTGGAGGCAATTTGCAGCCACGGACGATACCGTTCCCGGCTGCTTCGCAGCAGCAGGCGACGATGGCCTTTGAAGCGACGCCCGAGAACACCGATGCGATCGGCGCGATGATCGCCAGCCAGAGCCGGCCGCTGCAGGAATAA
- a CDS encoding YbaB/EbfC family nucleoid-associated protein, producing MKDLLGLMGKAKEMQAKFQAMQDEIATLEATGQAGGGLVVVTLTGKFEMKSLKIDPSLFKEDEVEILEDLLLAAHNDAKVKVEQIMQEKTKALTAGLPIPPGMKLPF from the coding sequence ATGAAAGATCTTCTCGGCCTGATGGGCAAGGCAAAGGAAATGCAGGCCAAGTTCCAGGCCATGCAGGACGAGATCGCCACGCTGGAGGCCACCGGTCAGGCCGGCGGCGGTCTGGTGGTGGTGACGCTCACCGGAAAATTCGAGATGAAGTCGCTGAAGATCGACCCGTCCCTGTTCAAGGAGGACGAGGTCGAGATTCTGGAGGACCTCTTGCTTGCCGCCCATAATGACGCCAAAGTCAAGGTCGAGCAGATCATGCAGGAAAAGACCAAGGCGCTGACCGCCGGATTGCCGATACCGCCTGGAATGAAGCTGCCTTTCTAG
- a CDS encoding DNA polymerase III subunit gamma/tau, whose amino-acid sequence MSEAGNSGTEKAVAYRVLARKYRPSNFSELIGQEPMVRTLTNAFATGRIAQAWMLTGVRGVGKTTTARILARALNYKTASTDQPSVDLAVLGEHCQAIMEGRHVDVIEMDAASHTGIDDIRDIIERVRYAPVSARYKVYIIDEVHMLSTQAFNGLLKTLEEPPPHVKFIFATTEIRKVPITVLSRCQRFDLRRIDASALVAHLASISAKEGISVDDDALAMVARAAEGSARDSLSILDQAIAHGGGTVSAEAVRAMLGLADRARIVDLFEHVMKGDVAAALGEFRAQYDTGADPAAVLTDLAEFNHLVTRLRFVPAAIDDASLSEDERQRGADFARALSVRVLSRTWQMLLKGIPEVQSSNRPVSAAEMVLIRLAHAADLPTLDEALKSLEGGYSAPGGTPRSNGAPASPGNGGGASAVAQTRMPTGSGGAQAMRLVEAVPAPAAFVAPREPVPETPQVSVKSLADIVALADAQRDIAFKVLVKRCMRLVRIEPGRIDVNLTDDAPKMLLNDLTTKLRAWTGRNWLVSLSKEEGGQTLAQMESAKRETAFLDAKSDPTVAAILARFPGAKIIDVRIPDAPEVDSDEADLPVEPAADDDEI is encoded by the coding sequence ATGAGCGAAGCCGGAAATTCTGGGACCGAAAAGGCCGTCGCCTATCGCGTTCTGGCGCGCAAATATCGTCCCTCGAACTTCTCCGAACTGATCGGCCAAGAGCCGATGGTCCGCACGCTCACCAATGCCTTTGCCACCGGTCGCATCGCCCAGGCCTGGATGCTGACCGGCGTCCGAGGTGTTGGCAAGACGACAACGGCGCGCATCCTGGCGCGGGCGCTCAACTACAAAACCGCCTCCACCGACCAACCGTCCGTCGATCTTGCCGTGCTGGGCGAGCATTGCCAGGCGATCATGGAAGGCCGCCATGTCGATGTCATCGAGATGGACGCCGCCTCGCACACCGGCATCGACGATATCCGCGACATCATCGAGCGCGTGCGTTATGCGCCGGTCTCGGCGCGCTACAAGGTCTACATCATCGACGAAGTGCACATGCTCTCCACCCAGGCCTTCAACGGCCTGCTGAAGACGCTGGAAGAGCCGCCGCCGCACGTCAAGTTCATCTTCGCCACCACCGAAATCCGCAAGGTGCCGATCACCGTGCTGTCGCGCTGTCAGCGCTTTGATCTCAGGCGCATCGACGCCAGCGCGCTGGTCGCGCATCTCGCCTCGATTTCGGCCAAGGAAGGCATTTCGGTCGACGACGACGCGCTGGCCATGGTCGCCCGTGCGGCAGAGGGCTCGGCGCGCGATTCGCTCTCCATCCTCGACCAGGCGATCGCCCATGGCGGCGGCACCGTCAGTGCCGAAGCGGTTCGGGCCATGCTGGGGCTCGCCGACCGCGCCCGCATCGTCGACCTGTTCGAGCATGTGATGAAGGGTGACGTGGCGGCCGCGCTTGGGGAATTCCGCGCGCAATATGACACCGGCGCCGATCCGGCCGCCGTGCTGACCGATCTTGCCGAGTTCAATCATCTTGTTACCCGCCTGCGCTTCGTGCCGGCCGCGATCGACGACGCCTCGCTCTCCGAGGACGAGCGCCAGCGCGGCGCCGATTTCGCCAGGGCTTTGTCGGTCAGGGTGCTGTCCCGGACATGGCAGATGCTGTTGAAAGGCATTCCGGAGGTGCAGTCCTCCAACCGGCCGGTGAGTGCCGCTGAAATGGTGCTGATCCGACTTGCGCATGCCGCTGACCTGCCGACCTTGGACGAAGCGCTGAAATCCCTGGAGGGCGGGTATTCCGCGCCGGGAGGGACGCCGCGTTCGAACGGCGCGCCGGCAAGCCCAGGCAATGGTGGCGGCGCCAGCGCGGTGGCGCAGACGCGCATGCCCACGGGGTCGGGCGGCGCACAGGCCATGCGGCTGGTCGAGGCCGTGCCTGCTCCTGCCGCCTTCGTCGCACCGCGCGAGCCTGTGCCGGAGACGCCGCAGGTGTCGGTAAAGTCGCTGGCCGACATCGTGGCCCTTGCCGACGCGCAGCGCGACATTGCCTTCAAGGTCCTGGTCAAGCGTTGCATGCGCCTCGTTCGCATCGAGCCAGGCCGCATCGACGTCAATCTGACCGACGATGCGCCAAAGATGCTGCTCAACGACCTGACCACCAAGTTGCGGGCCTGGACCGGCCGCAACTGGCTGGTGTCGCTGTCGAAGGAGGAGGGCGGCCAGACCCTGGCCCAGATGGAATCGGCAAAGCGCGAGACGGCCTTTCTCGATGCCAAGAGCGACCCGACGGTCGCCGCCATCCTCGCCCGCTTCCCCGGCGCCAAGATCATCGACGTGCGTATTCCCGACGCACCGGAAGTGGATAGTGACGAAGCGGATCTGCCGGTCGAGCCGGCGGCGGACGACGACGAAATTTAA
- a CDS encoding HIT family protein has product MLPGLKAGFTLDARLEADSEQLMWLGLCELRVMNDRRWPWLLLVPQRPGAEEIHDMTPLDQAMLTFETNMVAQALKKVTGCTKINTGALGNIVRQLHIHVIARSEGDAGWPGPVWGHGMREPYQGSDLRRFAETIKAAL; this is encoded by the coding sequence ATGCTGCCTGGCCTGAAGGCCGGATTCACGCTGGATGCCCGTCTGGAGGCGGACAGCGAGCAGTTGATGTGGCTCGGGCTGTGCGAATTGCGGGTGATGAACGACCGGCGCTGGCCCTGGCTGCTGCTGGTGCCGCAGCGGCCCGGCGCGGAAGAAATCCACGACATGACGCCGCTCGACCAGGCGATGCTGACTTTCGAGACCAATATGGTGGCGCAGGCGCTGAAAAAGGTGACTGGCTGCACGAAGATCAACACCGGGGCGCTCGGCAACATCGTGCGCCAGTTGCATATCCATGTCATCGCACGTTCTGAAGGCGACGCCGGCTGGCCTGGCCCGGTCTGGGGACACGGCATGCGCGAGCCCTATCAGGGCTCCGACCTCAGACGGTTTGCCGAAACGATCAAGGCGGCGTTATAA
- the nudC gene encoding NAD(+) diphosphatase, whose translation MSFRLFDAPLREPSQFVGFAGNMIDRQSENRSDDSVEKALADPSARLLLMHGGRLYLKLGDGDLDPWFGASESQTLQVLLDQGVLLGFSETGPVLAVPAGVDPEQLPETIKAIDYRSVYMQGLIDEAAAGAMAQGAALLAWHASHRFCSKCGTQSQMRAGGYKRHCPNCGTEHFPRTDPVAIMLTATREKCLLGRGRHFGPGMYSALAGFIEPGETIEAAVRRETLEEAGIRLGRVVYHASQPWPFPYSLMIGCFGEPLNDDIQADLNELEDCRWFFRDEVRSMLAKEHPGNLFTPPKGAIAHHLIRAWVDSE comes from the coding sequence ATGAGCTTCCGCCTGTTTGACGCGCCCTTGCGCGAGCCGAGCCAGTTCGTCGGCTTCGCCGGCAACATGATCGATCGGCAGTCCGAGAACCGGTCCGATGATTCCGTCGAAAAGGCGCTTGCCGACCCTTCGGCACGGCTTTTGCTGATGCACGGAGGCCGGCTCTACCTGAAACTCGGCGATGGCGATCTCGATCCCTGGTTCGGCGCCAGTGAAAGCCAAACTCTTCAAGTGTTGCTGGACCAGGGTGTCCTGCTCGGCTTTTCGGAAACCGGACCGGTTCTGGCCGTCCCGGCCGGCGTCGATCCCGAGCAGCTTCCGGAAACGATCAAGGCCATCGATTACCGTTCGGTCTACATGCAGGGGCTGATCGACGAGGCGGCGGCCGGCGCGATGGCGCAAGGGGCCGCACTTCTGGCCTGGCATGCCAGCCATCGCTTCTGCAGCAAATGCGGCACGCAATCGCAGATGCGGGCCGGCGGCTACAAGCGGCACTGCCCGAATTGCGGCACCGAGCATTTTCCCCGCACCGATCCGGTGGCCATCATGCTGACCGCGACCCGGGAAAAGTGCCTGCTCGGCCGAGGCCGGCATTTCGGTCCGGGCATGTATTCGGCGCTAGCCGGTTTTATCGAGCCGGGCGAGACGATCGAAGCGGCCGTGCGCCGCGAGACGCTGGAGGAAGCCGGCATCAGGCTTGGCCGCGTCGTCTACCACGCCAGCCAGCCATGGCCGTTTCCCTATTCACTGATGATCGGTTGCTTCGGTGAGCCACTCAACGACGACATTCAGGCCGACCTCAATGAACTCGAGGATTGCCGCTGGTTTTTTCGCGACGAGGTACGTTCGATGCTGGCCAAGGAACATCCCGGCAATCTGTTCACGCCGCCGAAAGGCGCGATCGCGCATCATCTCATCCGCGCCTGGGTCGACAGCGAATGA
- a CDS encoding Dabb family protein: protein MIRHTVVFTLKHPPHSLEEKRFLVDAKKILSAIRGVTHFEQLRQISPKNDYRFGFSMEFADQAAYTRYNDHPDHVAFVRDRWVPEVEAFMEIDYVPLGAVI, encoded by the coding sequence ATGATCCGTCACACCGTCGTCTTCACGCTAAAGCATCCGCCGCATTCGCTGGAGGAAAAGAGGTTCCTGGTCGACGCCAAGAAAATCCTGTCGGCGATCAGGGGCGTCACCCATTTCGAACAGCTGCGGCAGATCAGCCCCAAGAACGACTATCGCTTCGGCTTCTCGATGGAATTCGCCGATCAGGCCGCCTATACGCGATATAACGACCATCCCGACCACGTCGCCTTCGTTCGCGACCGCTGGGTCCCGGAAGTCGAAGCCTTCATGGAGATCGACTATGTCCCGCTGGGTGCGGTGATTTAG